The Anas platyrhynchos isolate ZD024472 breed Pekin duck chromosome Z, IASCAAS_PekinDuck_T2T, whole genome shotgun sequence genome includes a window with the following:
- the FOXB2 gene encoding forkhead box protein B2 isoform X1: protein MPRPGKSSYSDQKPPYSYISLTAMAIQHSAEKMLPLSDIYKFIMERFPYYREHTQRWQNSLRHNLSFNDCFIKIPRRPDQPGKGSFWALHPDCGDMFENGSFLRRRKRFKVLRPEHHLPGGGAGGGPGGGAAGGGPGKPPAPAPHMVHYFHPHPPPPPPPPPGKVPGLAGSEAAVAAAAAAAAVGRLPQFSPYGSGQPSGFKHPFAIENIIGRDYKGVLQAGGLPLASVMHHLGYPVPSQLSSVVSSMWPHVGVMDPVAGVPVSPDYGPFGVPVKALCHPPAQTMPAVPVPIKPAPAVPAASAIPALTVATSQICPAASPASAALLEQAASGAPEGKGSLHSVLVHS from the coding sequence ATGCCCAGGCCGGGGAAGAGCTCGTACAGCGACCAGAAGCCGCCCTACTCCTACATCTCCCTGACGGCCATGGCCATCCAGCACTCGGCCGAGAAGATGCTGCCCCTGAGCGACATCTACAAGTTCATCATGGAGCGCTTCCCCTACTACCGCGAGCACACGCAGCGCTGGCAGAACTCCCTCCGACACAACCTCTCCTTCAACGACTGCTTCATCAAGATCCCCCGCCGCCCCGACCAGCCGGGCAAGGGCAGCTTCTGGGCGCTGCACCCCGACTGCGGGGACATGTTCGAGAACGGCAGCTTCCTGCGGCGCCGCAAGCGCTTCAAGGTCCTGCGGCCCGAGCATCACCTgcccggcggcggcgccggcggCGGcccgggcggcggggcggccggCGGGGGTCCCGGCAAGCcccccgcgcccgccccgcACATGGTGCACTACTTCCACCCGcacccgccgccgccgccgccgccgcccccgggcaAGGTGCCGGGGCTGGCGGGCTCCGAGGCGGCcgtggccgccgccgccgccgccgccgccgtggggAGGCTGCCGCAGTTCTCGCCCTACGGCAGCGGGCAGCCGTCGGGCTTCAAGCACCCCTTCGCCATCGAGAACATCATCGGCAGAGATTACAAGGGCGTGCTGCAGGCCGGCGGGCTGCCGCTGGCCTCGGTGATGCACCACCTGGGCTACCCGGTGCCCAGCCAGCTCAGCAGCGTGGTCAGCTCCATGTGGCCCCACGTCGGGGTGATGGACCCGGTGGCCGGCGTGCCCGTGTCCCCCGACTACGGACCCTTCGGGGTGCCCGTGAAGGCGCTCTGCCACCCTCCGGCGCAGACCATGCCCGCCGTCCCGGTGCCCATCAAGCCGGCCCCAGCCGTGCCCGCCGCCTCGGCCATCCCCGCCCTGACGGTCGCCACCTCGCAGATCTGCCCCGCCGCTTCCCCGGCCTCGGCTGCGCTCCTGGAGCAGGCGGCGAGCGGCGCCCCCGAGGGCAAGGGCTCCCTGCACTCCGTCCTGGTGCACTCCTAa
- the FOXB2 gene encoding forkhead box protein B2 isoform X2 has protein sequence MPRPGKSSYSDQKPPYSYISLTAMAIQHSAEKMLPLSDIYKFIMERFPYYREHTQRWQNSLRHNLSFNDCFIKIPRRPDQPGKGSFWALHPDCGDMFENGSFLRRRKRFKVLRPEHHLPAPPGKVPGLAGSEAAVAAAAAAAAVGRLPQFSPYGSGQPSGFKHPFAIENIIGRDYKGVLQAGGLPLASVMHHLGYPVPSQLSSVVSSMWPHVGVMDPVAGVPVSPDYGPFGVPVKALCHPPAQTMPAVPVPIKPAPAVPAASAIPALTVATSQICPAASPASAALLEQAASGAPEGKGSLHSVLVHS, from the exons ATGCCCAGGCCGGGGAAGAGCTCGTACAGCGACCAGAAGCCGCCCTACTCCTACATCTCCCTGACGGCCATGGCCATCCAGCACTCGGCCGAGAAGATGCTGCCCCTGAGCGACATCTACAAGTTCATCATGGAGCGCTTCCCCTACTACCGCGAGCACACGCAGCGCTGGCAGAACTCCCTCCGACACAACCTCTCCTTCAACGACTGCTTCATCAAGATCCCCCGCCGCCCCGACCAGCCGGGCAAGGGCAGCTTCTGGGCGCTGCACCCCGACTGCGGGGACATGTTCGAGAACGGCAGCTTCCTGCGGCGCCGCAAGCGCTTCAAGGTCCTGCGGCCCGAGCATCACCTgcccg cgcccccgggcaAGGTGCCGGGGCTGGCGGGCTCCGAGGCGGCcgtggccgccgccgccgccgccgccgccgtggggAGGCTGCCGCAGTTCTCGCCCTACGGCAGCGGGCAGCCGTCGGGCTTCAAGCACCCCTTCGCCATCGAGAACATCATCGGCAGAGATTACAAGGGCGTGCTGCAGGCCGGCGGGCTGCCGCTGGCCTCGGTGATGCACCACCTGGGCTACCCGGTGCCCAGCCAGCTCAGCAGCGTGGTCAGCTCCATGTGGCCCCACGTCGGGGTGATGGACCCGGTGGCCGGCGTGCCCGTGTCCCCCGACTACGGACCCTTCGGGGTGCCCGTGAAGGCGCTCTGCCACCCTCCGGCGCAGACCATGCCCGCCGTCCCGGTGCCCATCAAGCCGGCCCCAGCCGTGCCCGCCGCCTCGGCCATCCCCGCCCTGACGGTCGCCACCTCGCAGATCTGCCCCGCCGCTTCCCCGGCCTCGGCTGCGCTCCTGGAGCAGGCGGCGAGCGGCGCCCCCGAGGGCAAGGGCTCCCTGCACTCCGTCCTGGTGCACTCCTAa